Genomic window (Haloarcula limicola):
GAGTAGACGAACAGCGTCACCGGCACGGCCTTGAAGCTCGTCAGCACCAGCCCGAACAGCAACTCGATCCACGCGAAGATGAAGCTGATGATGGCCACCGAGAAGATGCCGGGTTTGGCCGCCGGCAGGACGACCTTGCGGAAGCCTTGGAACTGGGTCGCGCCGTCGACGCGGGCGGCTTCCTCCAAGGTCTCGGGGATGCCGTCGAAGAACGCCTTCATCACCCAGACGACCAGCGAGAGGTTGATACTGACGTACATCAGGATCATCCCGATTCGCGTGTCGAACAGATTGAGCTCTTGGAAGATGATGAAGAACGGCAGCACGACGGCGATGGGCGGGAGCATCCGCGAGGAGAGGATCCAGACGAGGACGTCCCGCTCCATCGGGATATCGTACCGCGAGAGGACGTACGCCGCGGGCACGCCGATGAGCAGCACGAGTATCACCGACGCGCCCACCATGAACA
Coding sequences:
- a CDS encoding carbohydrate ABC transporter permease, producing the protein MATQDIEPGASQRLDKETREKLVTVIRHAVLLTWSFVVLFPLYWLVSMSLKPPGQANSLPPDWIFLPTVYNYIQLVQQSDFLAAFANSLFMVGASVILVLLIGVPAAYVLSRYDIPMERDVLVWILSSRMLPPIAVVLPFFIIFQELNLFDTRIGMILMYVSINLSLVVWVMKAFFDGIPETLEEAARVDGATQFQGFRKVVLPAAKPGIFSVAIISFIFAWIELLFGLVLTSFKAVPVTLFVYSFIGSRSIEWSMLAAASTAMIVPIVVFLIAVNKYLAAGLSFGVVIKE